DNA sequence from the bacterium genome:
TCTTAGCTCGCTTAATAAAACTCCGAATTCACGAAGTTTTATTGCTCGGTATAATTTACAATATTCATCGAGGCCTCCAACTCGGCCTCTTGATTTATTTCTATTTGAGGATTTCAACAGAACCAAATGAATATATTTTATTTCATTTGTGAAGCGGTATTAGAGATTGTAAAACGTCCTTTATCTTTTATATTAAGTTTGCTTGTTTTTATAATTCCAATATATTTTTTGGCGGTATCGGTTTTCCTTTACAGGGAAGGCGGGGCAATTTTAAAGCAGGAAAAAGAAAAATGGGGCAATTTTTTGGTTGAACTTGATAAGAATGCGGATACCCGGTTTTTGGAAGAACAAATAAAAAGTCTTAAAGAGGTAAAAGGCTTAAAAAATACCATGGACATTGAACCGGGGAAAATTATTTTCCAGGTAAGTCTAAACATTAATCTGGATGAGACCTTAAAAATAGAAGAGGCAAAAAGGATGATTTCCGGCCTGGAAGGAGTAAAGTTTGTTAAATACGAGGGTGAGCGAATTGAATACATGGAAGAAAAAAAGTTGATTTTAACAGTTTCGAGTTTATTTTTAGGTATAATATCTTCGATTTTTGTTGTAAAATATATATATTACAGATTTAAGAAAGAATCCCAGTTGAATAGTGTGCGGATTAAAATTCTGGAAGTGGCCGGCGCGGCTCCTTTTTATACATATGGTATTTTTATCGCAAAAGGGTATTTTGCTGGCTTAATCAGCGGTCTTTTGACTGTTTTGTTTTTAAATATAAGTTTGAAAAATATATTTTTGAATAATCAATTGCAATTTTTTATTTATCCGTCAACCGTGTTCATAATTATAACCGGGAGTTTATTTTTAATTAGTATAAACTACTATTTGGCTGTAAAAAAAGCAATAGACATCTGAATATTTAACTCATTTAAACGGAGGTAGGATTCCAATGAAAAAGAGATTATTTTTTTCGGCCATACTGATATGTTTAATCGCGTTAAGCCTAAATTTGGCCTTTATTCACGGGGGCGCGGCCACCAAAAATATCTTCCAGGACTTGCGCTTATTTTCCGAAGTCCTCCATATAGTCCAGGGCAATTATGTGGAGGAGGTTAAAAGTTCTGACCTGATTTACGGCGCAATCAAAGGGATGCTCTTAACGCTAGACCCTTACAGCCAATATATGCGCCCGGATGATTATAAAGAAATGCAGATACATACAAAAGGAAGTTTTGGAGGATTGGGCATTGTGATTGCAATTAAAGATAACTTTTTGACTATTATTTCCCCGATTGAAGGAACGCCTGCTTTTCGCGCGGGGCTGCATTCAGGAGACAGGATTATTAAAATTGACGGAGAACCCACTAAGGACCTCACATTGGAGCAGGCTGTTAATAAAATGCGGGGCCCAAAGGGGACAAAGGTTTCAATCAGCATCTTACGGGATGGAGAAGATGAACTTATGGAATTTGACTTAATCAGGGATCTTATTAAAATAAAAAGTATAAAAGCTAAAATGTTTCCTGACGGTATCGGATATATCCGCCTGATTGAATTTAAAGAAAACAGCGGGGAGGAATTAGGAAAGGCGTTGGATAAGCTGAAGGCGGAAGGTATGAAGTCATTGATTTTGGATTTAAGGCATAATCCCGGCGGGTTATTAAATGTTTCAGTGCAGGTCGCGGATTATTTTATTCCGAAAGGAGGGCTAGTTGTTTATACAAAAGGCCGGAGTCCGGACCAGACAGTGGAATTTCGTTCGGACAGGGAACCTATCGATAAAAATATTCCTTTAGTGGTCCTGGTAAATAAGGGCAGTGCGAGCGCTTCAGAAATTGTCGCAGGAGCAATCCAGGACCATCACCGCGGTGTGATTATCGGCGAGAAGACTTTTGGCAAAGCGTCAGTCCAGACTATTATTCCCCTTTCGGATGACTCAGGGCTACGTTTGACCACCGCGCGTTATTATACCCCAAGCGGCAGAAGTATACACGGTGAAGGAATAAACCCTGATTTGGTGATTGAGCTTTCTCACGCCGCCCAGATGAATATAGCTGAAAGTTCCCAGAAGAAAGAAAGTGAAGAAGTTTCTGTGCAGCAGACTAAATGGGAAGAAAAGCACGAAAATCTTACTTTTGAAGAGAAACTTGAAAGTTCGGAAAATGATGAGATAAATGTAAGGAAATTGACTGCATGGGAAGATGCCTATGGAACGGATGGAAAAGGAAATTTTGATGTTCAGTTGAAATGGGGTGTGGATGTTTTACTGGCACAGGAGGTTTATAGAAGCCTTTAGGAAAGATCGTGACCATATCTTTTTAAGATTAGGGAGCGGGTTTTAATATCCGCTCTCTTTTGTTTGTGATAGGAGAAAATATGTATATTCTCGGTATTGAAACTTCCTGTGATGAAACCGCGGCCGCGGTTGTAAATGATAAAAGCGGATTATTGTCAAATATTGTATTTTCTCAGTTAAAAATTCATAAACCTTATGGCGGCGTGGTTCCCGAGTTCGCGAGCCGTAACCATTTAGCGAAAACAAATATGGTTATTAACCGGGCAATTGAAAAAGCCCGCATAAAACTCACGGACCTGGACGCGATAGCGGTTACTTATAAACCCGGCCTTGTTGGTTCACTTTTGATAGGTATTTCGACAGCAAAGGCGTTAGCTTATGCTTTGAATATTCCTGTTATCGGAATAAACCATCTTTACGGCCATATTTACGCAAATTACATAGACGACAAAAGAAAAAAATTCCCGGGTATTGCCCTGGTTGTTTCCGGGGGGCATACAAGCCTGTTTCTTTGTTCAAATCATACTAAATTTTCACAGCTTAGCCAGACAAGAGACGATGCTGCCGGTGAGGCTTTCGATAAAGTTTCGAAGATTATGAATTTAGGTTACCCGGGCGGGCCTTTGATTGAAAAGCTGGCAAAAGAGGGGAATCCATCTGTATTTAAATTTCCTTTCGCAAGGTTTAAAAAAGGAAATAAATTGGATTTTAGTTTCAGCGGGTTAAAGACGGCGGTATGGTATGAGTATAATAAAAATAAGAACGCGGATAATAACTATTTGCGGAATCTTGCCGCCGGGTTTCAGCGGTCGGTTATTGAAGTTTTAGTCAGGAATACTTTTGAGGCCGCGAAAGAATGTAAAATTAAAAATATTTTATTGGCAGGCGGTGTGGCGGCAAATTCTGCTTTACGCAGGTCAATGGAAGACAAAGCAAAAAAGGAAGGATTAAATCTTTATTGTCCCCCTAAAAAATTTTGCACGGATAATGCGGCGATGATTGCAACCGCAGGTATATATAAATATAAAAAAGGAATGAAATTCAGATTTGATTTAGAGGCTCTTAGAACCGGGAATGAATTAAATGTTAAAAATAGGTAATCTTGAATTAAAAAATAATATTATTTTAGCGCCTATGGCCGGATATACCAATTTACCTTTTAGATTGCTTGTAAAAGAAATATCAGGCTGCGGTTTGGTATGTTCGGAAATGATAAGCAGCGAAGGATTGGTAAGAAAAAATAAGAAAACACAGGACCTCCTGATAAGCGCAAAAGAAGAAAAACCTGTCAGTTTCCAGATATTCGGAAACAATCCGGATGTGATGGCTGAGGCAGGTATATTTTTAGAGGAAATGGGAGCTGATATTGTTGATTTAAATTTCGGGTGTCCGGAACCCAAAATTGTGCGCGCAGGAGGCGGGTCAGTTTTATTAAAAAGCCCGCCCCTGCTTTTTTCAATAGTTTCGGCTGTCAGGAAAAAAATCAAAATTCCCCTGACTGTAAAAATCCGTTCCGGCTGGGACGAAAATAATATTAACGCGGTAATGGTTGCCAAAGGATGTGAAGACTGCGGGGTGGACGGCATTGTAATTCATCCAAGAACAAGGAGCCGGTTTTTTTATGGGCATTCTGACTGGCGGGTTATAAAAGATATTAAATCTGAAGTTAAAATTCCTGTAATCGGGAACGGAGATGTTGCAAAAGTTTCCGATGCGGAGGAAATGGCAGAAAAAACCGGCTGCGACGGAATCATGATTGGCCGCGGCGCGGTAGGCCGGCCGTGGTTTTTGATGCAGATAAACCATTATTTAACAACAGGGAAAAAAATAGAAGACCCGGATTTTTGCGAAAAAATAAATATCATGCTCAAACATATTGAATACCTTTGTTATTATAAAAGCAAAGAAAAAGCTATTTATGAAATGCGCAAGTATATCTCCTTTTATTTTAAGGGAATGTTTCACGCGAAAATATGGCGCAAAGAATTAATGGATATAAAAACAATAAACGGTGTCAGGCATTTTTTGGGGCAGATAAAAACATATGAAAAAACTCAATCTGTTTAACCTGGTTTTCCTTGTATTATTTTTTCAAAAAACCGCGATAGGTTTAGATGTTAAATTTTTTAAGGATAAATTTTTGACAGGAAAAACATTAGCGGGATTAGTAAAAGATAAAAACAAGGAAATAAGCGATGTCCAGGGAAATTTTATGGGTGCCGCGGTTGATTTTTTTCCCGGGGATGATGGAAGGTTTTATTGTATTAAAGGAATTAATATTTACGCGAAAGGCGGAGAATATCCGTTTCTTCTTAATATTCAGTATAAAAATGGAGAAAAAGAGGCAATTGAATATAAGTTTCTAATTGAAGGCAGAAAAATAGAAAAAAAAGAGGAAATAAAAATCCCGGATAAAAAAATAAAGGACATTACGAAAGAAAATTTGGCAAATGAAGATGTATATATAAGCAATATAATAAAACAAGTTACG
Encoded proteins:
- the dusB gene encoding tRNA dihydrouridine synthase DusB; translated protein: MLKIGNLELKNNIILAPMAGYTNLPFRLLVKEISGCGLVCSEMISSEGLVRKNKKTQDLLISAKEEKPVSFQIFGNNPDVMAEAGIFLEEMGADIVDLNFGCPEPKIVRAGGGSVLLKSPPLLFSIVSAVRKKIKIPLTVKIRSGWDENNINAVMVAKGCEDCGVDGIVIHPRTRSRFFYGHSDWRVIKDIKSEVKIPVIGNGDVAKVSDAEEMAEKTGCDGIMIGRGAVGRPWFLMQINHYLTTGKKIEDPDFCEKINIMLKHIEYLCYYKSKEKAIYEMRKYISFYFKGMFHAKIWRKELMDIKTINGVRHFLGQIKTYEKTQSV
- a CDS encoding S41 family peptidase, whose translation is MKKRLFFSAILICLIALSLNLAFIHGGAATKNIFQDLRLFSEVLHIVQGNYVEEVKSSDLIYGAIKGMLLTLDPYSQYMRPDDYKEMQIHTKGSFGGLGIVIAIKDNFLTIISPIEGTPAFRAGLHSGDRIIKIDGEPTKDLTLEQAVNKMRGPKGTKVSISILRDGEDELMEFDLIRDLIKIKSIKAKMFPDGIGYIRLIEFKENSGEELGKALDKLKAEGMKSLILDLRHNPGGLLNVSVQVADYFIPKGGLVVYTKGRSPDQTVEFRSDREPIDKNIPLVVLVNKGSASASEIVAGAIQDHHRGVIIGEKTFGKASVQTIIPLSDDSGLRLTTARYYTPSGRSIHGEGINPDLVIELSHAAQMNIAESSQKKESEEVSVQQTKWEEKHENLTFEEKLESSENDEINVRKLTAWEDAYGTDGKGNFDVQLKWGVDVLLAQEVYRSL
- the tsaD gene encoding tRNA (adenosine(37)-N6)-threonylcarbamoyltransferase complex transferase subunit TsaD, with product MYILGIETSCDETAAAVVNDKSGLLSNIVFSQLKIHKPYGGVVPEFASRNHLAKTNMVINRAIEKARIKLTDLDAIAVTYKPGLVGSLLIGISTAKALAYALNIPVIGINHLYGHIYANYIDDKRKKFPGIALVVSGGHTSLFLCSNHTKFSQLSQTRDDAAGEAFDKVSKIMNLGYPGGPLIEKLAKEGNPSVFKFPFARFKKGNKLDFSFSGLKTAVWYEYNKNKNADNNYLRNLAAGFQRSVIEVLVRNTFEAAKECKIKNILLAGGVAANSALRRSMEDKAKKEGLNLYCPPKKFCTDNAAMIATAGIYKYKKGMKFRFDLEALRTGNELNVKNR